The Styela clava chromosome 13, kaStyClav1.hap1.2, whole genome shotgun sequence genome has a window encoding:
- the LOC120333395 gene encoding scavenger receptor cysteine-rich domain-containing group B protein-like → MSSYYVYILLYLFMFFQSGVMNLSENSFLAECVYYKLGCPVSVSCQVLARPGDYYCCKTGTCCGFSECRNTDINCNGVVCDDYNTCCRDISYGGCCANLEGQVRLSDGRVPQEVEIYHSGIWGTICDDGWDENDAEVVCRMLEFPGVISAPLYALYGKGTGPTWLSEVDCSGAENGLSGCPHNAWGVHHCGHNEDASVKCLPNVRLADGQLNKGRVEIFHAGAWGTIWDFSWDLEDARVVCRTLEFPGVISALKNAYYGEGTGQIWLNNVNCDGNEDSLDQCPHNSWGSNSCSHGDDAAVECLSTDKWGEQRLEDCNHGSWGSHHCTHAEDASAHCLPTVRLVNSGVAHKGRVEIFHDGLWGTICGYYYWDINNAKVFCKMLGFPDVISAPTSSFYGPGTGKIWLYAVQCTGYEATLEDCYNNGWGDVSSCNHGYDASVERISTVRIVSGNGINEGRVEIYHGEIWGTICDDGWDIKDAEVVCRMMGFPEAKSAPVRAYYGKGVGQIWLSSVSCSGDEQRLENCNHGSWGSHHCSHDEDASVHCLPTDIKPGNFWILGIELGIMLILLLIPMCMYRGSLQKLLMDIVETTCDEDDNRVNLIPAQPRQLTRASTASEMNIDHVYYIQPSREPVASSAPPVTNNTQEISEDRLCVICLSEEKNVFFGPCGHVSCYNDCRMRSDVTDCPVCRKKIEQRQRTFL, encoded by the exons ATGTCGTCGTATTacgtttatattttattatatttattcatgttttttcaaaGTGGAGTCATGAATCTAA GTGAAAATTCTTTCCTGGCTGAATGCGTATACTACAAACTCGGATGCCCGGTCTCTGTTTCTTGTCAAGTTCTTGCCAGACCAGGCGATTACTACTGTTGTAAAACTGGCACTTGTTGTGGATTTTCAGAATGTAGAAACACAG ATATTAACTGTAACGGAGTGGTTTGTGACGACTACAACACTTGCTGTCGCGATATATCATACGGCGGTTGCTGCGCAAATCTGGAGGGTCAAG TTAGACTGTCTGATGGAAGAGTACCTCAAGAAGTAGAAATATATCACTCAGGAATCTGGGGAACAATATGTGATGATGGCTGGGATGAAAACGACGCAGAAGTTGTTTGCCGGATGTTGGAGTTTCCTGGAGTAATATCAGCGCCTTTATATGCCTTATATGGGAAGGGAACTGGTCCAACATGGCTCAGTGAAGTTGACTGCTCTGGAGCTGAAAATGGATTGTCGGGTTGTCCTCATAATGCATGGGGCGTTCATCATTGTGGACACAACGAAGATGCGTCTGTCAAATGTTTACCTAATG TTCGCTTAGCTGACGGTCAACTCAACAAAGGCCGCGTGGAAATATTTCACGCGGGTGCATGGGGAACAATATGGGATTTCAGTTGGGATCTAGAAGATGCAAGAGTTGTTTGTAGGACGCTTGAGTTTCCAGGAGTTATATCTGCACTAAAAAACGCGTATTATGGAGAGGGCACGGGTCAAATTTGGTTAAACAACGTCAACTGTGATGGGAATGAAGATTCATTAGACCAATGTCCCCATAATAGTTGGGGATCAAATTCTTGTTCACATGGTGATGACGCGGCTGTAGAGTGTCTATCAACAG ATAAATGGGGTGAACAAAGATTGGAAGATTGTAATCACGGTTCCTGGGGGTCACATCATTGCACCCATGCTGAAGATGCCTCGGCACATTGTCTTCCTACAG TTCGGCTAGTCAACAGTGGCGTAGCTCACAAAGGAAGAGTCGAGATATTTCATGATGGTTTATGGGGAACTATATGTGGTTATTACTATTGGGACATAAATAATGCAAAGGttttttgtaaaatgcttgGCTTTCCTGACGTTATATCAGCACCCACGTCATCATTTTACGGACCAGGTACTGGCAAGATTTGGCTTTATGCTGTCCAGTGCACTGGATATGAAGCCACTTTAGAAGACTGCTACAACAATGGTTGGGGAGACGTTAGTTCATGCAATCATGGATATGATGCCTCCGTTGAACGTATTTCAACTG TTCGTATAGTAAGCGGCAATGGAATAAATGAAGGAAGAGTAGAAATATACCACGGAGAAATATGGGGAACAATATGCGATGATGGTTGGGATATTAAAGATGCGGAAGTTGTGTGTAGAATGATGGGATTTCCCGAAGCAAAGTCTGCTCCTGTTCGAGCTTATTATGGGAAAGGGGTTGGTCAAATATGGCTGAGTAGCGTCTCTTGCTCAGGGGATGAACAAAGGTTGGAAAATTGCAATCACGGTTCTTGGGGATCACATCATTGCAGCCATGATGAAGATGCTTCCGTGCATTGTCTTCCTACAG ATATAAAACCCGGAAACTTTTGGATCCTTGGAATTGAATTGGGAATTATGCTGATCTTGTTGTTAATTCCCATGTGCATGTATAGAGGTTCATTAC AGAAATTGCTCATGGATATTGTTGAAACTACTTGTGATG AAGACGATAATCGAGTCAATTTGATTCCTGCGCAACCACGACAGCTGACACGTGCATCCACGGCATCAGAAATGAACATTGACCATGTGTATT ATATCCAACCAAGTCGAGAACCGGTAGCATCCTCGGCTCCACCTGTAACAAACAATACTCAGG AAATTTCAGAAGACAGACTTTGTGTTATCTGTCTATCAGAAgaaaagaatgttttctttgGGCCTTGTGGTCACGTGTCTTGTTATAATGACTGCCGAATGAGGAGTGATGTAACAGATTGTCCGGTttgcagaaaaaaaattgagcaaCGACAAAGAACATTTTTATGA